The Coffea arabica cultivar ET-39 chromosome 8e, Coffea Arabica ET-39 HiFi, whole genome shotgun sequence genome window below encodes:
- the LOC113702757 gene encoding uncharacterized protein translates to MDQADPKSSDLLRLPPPAAASKARPKRFVKNQIPDSILNDAALNSAISVLPSNYNFEIHKCVWRVRSSAAKRVALQFPEGLLMYSLIISDILQTFTSVTHCFVLGDVTYGACCVDDLSAAALSADLLIHFGHSCLVPIDFTAIPCLYIFVEIFIDSNKLFNQIKLNFSSSENFSFILAGTIQFSHAIRAVKPELEKLGFRVLVPQAKPLSAGEVLGCTAPSVSINKEFTRVEREGKEENEEVIIFVADGRFHLEAFMIANPGVKTFRYDPFLGKLFLEEYDYDGMKEERRRAIERARGAKNWGLVLGTLGRQGNPRILERLEGKMTEKGLDWMVVLMSELSPQRIALFEDSVDAWVQIACPRLSIDWGDAFGKPLLTTFEAEIALGDLPGWWERKSKAGVELSCSSGSERSENKSCCASNSGDRKEKDEVVVDYPMDYYAQDGGEWNSCYTKKPTRNLRKNLQAATYTAST, encoded by the coding sequence ATGGATCAAGCCGACCCGAAATCCAGCGACCTCCTCCGCCTTCCACCGCCCGCCGCCGCCTCCAAAGCCCGCCCCAAACGCTTTGTAAAAAACCAAATTCCGGACTCAATCCTGAACGACGCCGCTCTGAACTCTGCCATCTCCGTCTTACCATCCAACTACAATTTCGAAATCCACAAGTGCGTGTGGCGCGTTCGCTCCTCAGCCGCAAAGCGCGTTGCCCTCCAGTTCCCGGAAGGCCTTCTCATGTACTCTCTTATCATCTCCGATATCCTCCAGACCTTTACTTCCGTCACCCACTGCTTCGTCCTTGGTGACGTCACATACGGCGCGTGCTGCGTCGACGACCTCTCAGCCGCCGCTCTCTCCGCCGACCTGTTAATCCACTTCGGTCATAGTTGCCTTGTTCCCATTGATTTTACTGCTATTCCTTGCTTATATATATTCGTTGAGATATTTATTGATAGTAATAAATTGTTTAATCAAATAAAGCTGAATTTTTCGAGttctgaaaatttcagctttatttTAGCTGGGACCATACAATTTTCCCATGCTATTAGGGCTGTAAAGCCCGAGTTGgagaaattagggtttagggttttagttccccaGGCAAAACCCCTGTCCGCTGGGGAAGTACTGGGGTGCACTGCCCCTAGTGTGAGTATCAATAAAGAATTCACCCGTGTTGAGAGGGagggaaaggaggaaaatgaggAGGTTATAATATTTGTGGCGGATGGGAGGTTTCATTTGGAGGCGTTTATGATAGCAAATCCTGGGGTTAAAACATTTAGGTATGATCCGTTTTTGGGGAAGTTGTTTTTGGAGGAGTATGATTATGATGGAATGAAGGAGGAGAGAAGGAGGGCGATTGAGAGGGCAAGAGGGGCTAAGAATTGGGGGCTTGTGTTGGGGACGTTGGGGAGGCAAGGGAATCCGAGGATTTTGGAGAGGCTGGAAGGGAAGATGACGGAGAAAGGTTTGGATTGGATGGTGGTTTTGATGTCTGAGTTATCTCCTCAAAGGATTGCATTGTTTGAGGACTCAGTGGATGCTTGGGTTCAAATTGCTTGTCCAAGGTTGTCAATTGATTGGGGGGATGCATTTGGGAAGCCGCTTTTGACTACTTTTGAAGCAGAGATTGCTCTTGGTGATTTACCAGGGTGGTGGGAGAGGAAATCAAAGGCTGGTGTGGAGTTGAGTTGCAGCAGTGGATCAGAGCGTTCTGAGAATAAATCATGTTGTGCGAGTAATAGTGGAGATAGGAAGGAGAAGGATGAGGTTGTTGTGGATTATCCCATGGATTACTATGCTCAGGATGGTGGAGAATGGAATTCTTGTTACACTAAGAAGCCAACTCGCAATCTGCGTAAAAATTTACAGGCTGCTACTTACACTGCCAGTACCTGA